The following are from one region of the Candidatus Amarolinea dominans genome:
- a CDS encoding baseplate J/gp47 family protein, protein MLQQRLAAVHGGRVALVLADGAHQLAHTVRLDLLIRQAQRQGIELALVTRHLPTQDAGRAGGLAVFNRLEQATAAATWSRPRVRLVTATRDQAAMPARSVARRWLAWRQKRSTARGRNRQIMAISARGNGSAWGQAVALLLVLALLGGAVIGTVLLTVPVATVTVTPSRQSVIASINVRASAATDELDVTKNLVPARRIEVLVEETRKAATTGKRDVPEKAASGTVTFVNLRSQEVVVPAGTIVRTSSGSNTRFRTLGDVTVGGAVGAQASTTVEALDLGPAGNVAAGTISRIDGGLGLSLRVINQQGLGGGTVRQGGVVTQADKERLRVTLQQQLEQKAYQRLSEELNEGEFVPPESVETFVMSLVFDSFTDEAKDSLGVTMRLLARAIAVNDEGGKSLALRALQGQMTPGSQLLADSIQYNTDNFTVLEENTLKVVTFNVTVSGVAVADVDQARLRAAVAGLTPDAATELLMREWKLDGAPHIEIEPNWLGRLPVIPFRVHVKVDYSRALASNR, encoded by the coding sequence GTGCTGCAACAGCGTCTGGCAGCCGTACATGGCGGGCGCGTGGCCCTGGTGCTGGCGGACGGCGCCCACCAACTGGCGCATACGGTGCGCCTCGACTTGCTGATCCGCCAGGCCCAGCGTCAGGGTATCGAGCTGGCGTTGGTGACGCGGCATCTGCCCACGCAAGACGCGGGCCGGGCCGGCGGGCTGGCGGTGTTCAACCGGTTGGAACAGGCGACGGCCGCGGCCACGTGGTCGCGACCGCGCGTGCGGCTGGTTACGGCCACGCGTGACCAGGCCGCCATGCCTGCTCGCTCCGTTGCGCGACGCTGGTTGGCCTGGCGCCAGAAACGAAGCACTGCGCGCGGCCGCAACCGCCAAATTATGGCAATCAGCGCCCGCGGTAATGGGTCCGCTTGGGGGCAAGCCGTGGCCTTACTCCTTGTGCTCGCCCTATTGGGTGGCGCGGTGATTGGCACGGTGCTCCTGACCGTGCCGGTCGCTACGGTCACGGTGACTCCCTCGCGGCAGTCGGTGATTGCAAGCATCAATGTGCGCGCCAGCGCGGCCACGGACGAGTTGGATGTGACGAAGAACCTGGTGCCGGCGCGGCGTATCGAGGTGCTGGTGGAGGAGACGCGCAAGGCCGCGACGACGGGCAAGCGCGATGTGCCGGAAAAGGCGGCGTCCGGGACGGTGACTTTTGTCAACCTGCGCAGCCAGGAGGTTGTGGTGCCGGCCGGCACGATCGTGCGCACGTCATCCGGCAGCAATACCCGCTTCAGGACCCTGGGCGATGTGACGGTGGGGGGAGCGGTGGGTGCGCAGGCCAGCACGACGGTGGAGGCGCTGGATCTGGGGCCGGCTGGCAATGTGGCTGCCGGCACGATCAGCCGCATTGACGGCGGTTTGGGGCTGAGCCTGCGGGTGATCAACCAGCAAGGATTGGGCGGCGGGACGGTGCGGCAGGGCGGGGTGGTGACGCAGGCGGACAAAGAGCGCCTGCGGGTGACGTTGCAGCAGCAGTTGGAGCAGAAGGCTTACCAGCGCCTGAGCGAGGAGTTGAACGAAGGGGAGTTTGTGCCGCCGGAATCGGTGGAGACCTTTGTGATGTCGCTGGTGTTCGATTCGTTTACGGATGAGGCAAAGGACAGCCTGGGAGTCACGATGCGCCTGCTCGCGCGGGCGATTGCGGTGAACGATGAGGGAGGCAAGAGTCTGGCCCTACGTGCGCTGCAAGGGCAGATGACGCCCGGCAGCCAACTGTTGGCAGACTCGATTCAGTACAATACGGACAATTTCACCGTTTTGGAAGAAAACACGCTCAAGGTCGTGACATTCAACGTGACGGTTTCGGGTGTGGCGGTGGCAGATGTGGACCAGGCGCGCCTACGCGCGGCGGTGGCCGGGTTGACGCCAGATGCCGCGACCGAACTCCTGATGCGAGAGTGGAAGTTGGATGGGGCGCCGCACATTGAGATCGAGCCAAACTGGTTGGGGCGCCTGCCGGTGATTCCCTTCCGCGTCCATGTGAAGGTGGATTACTCGCGCGCGCTGGCGAGCAATCGGTAG